aaggggagcTGGAAAGGAGTCGTggttggagagagaggaaatcAGAACGTGAATTCGAATCGAATCCCATGTATCTCCCATCTAGCCTGGTGTAGATGTGactaggtagtagtagtagtaggctGGCAGAGTGACGAAAGGGGATCTTTCAAAAAGTCTCGCTGCCCGAGTTCCAGTCCGTATAGCAGAGGTATAATCTGTTCAGTTTGTTAATAAGGGCGTTGCTTCTAGGCTGGAAAGCTTGGTTTAACTTGCAAGGTAAACCTTTGAGCATGGATTGTCGAACGAGGCTCCGCGGGTGGACCAAATGGATCGTTCCAAGCCTGTGCAGGTGGAACGGATTGGTCCCCAGGACAAGGTTAAAACATGGAGGATCCACGTTGGTCGATCATATCGAGTCGGGTCGTGGACGAGACGTCGCCGCTTAGAGAGGACCGAGAATAAGAGATACCAAGTATGGTCGGGTCGGACGACTATTTACTTGACGGGGGGATGGGAAGTTGCTACAGATGTGGTACGAAACGACAACTAGAACCGATCAAgttgaaagaaaagaggcCGGGGGAATTGATATTTTGGAACAAGCTggctaaaaagaaaagagaactgTTTTTAAGAGTATCATCAGAACTTCAAATTTTCATCGTTCTTGATTTCATATTCTGGATCGAAAACAATTCTCCATCTAAGCCTGGGACACGTTCTCGTAGGCGTCGGGGAAGCGGCGCATGTTCTGCTCGATGAGGCCGTGGCCACGGAGGAACTGAACGTAGGCACCGTCCTGCTTGAGCTTGCCCTCCTGGCGGAGCTGAACGTACTCCTCGCGGCGAACGGGGGTGAAACCCCAGTTCTTGGAGACGATGATCTTTTGGCGGCCAGGGAACTTGTACATGGCACGGCGGAGGGCCTCGATGGCGGTGGCCCGGTGGGAGTCGCGGGTGCGGACGGACAGAATGATCTGGCCAATGTTCACACGGGCAACGGTACCCTGGGGCTTACCGAAGGCACCACGCATACCGGTCTGCAGACGATCGGCTCCGGCGCAAGACAACATCTTGTTGATACGGATGACGTGGAAGGGGTGCACGCGGACACGCATGTGGAAACCTTCCTTACCGGCGATCTTCACAAGGTacctggaagaggaggaaaggagagACGGTTAGTTTCACATATTCCGATCGTAAAAGACTGCATTAAACAGATCCTCGAGGAAATGGACATGAATCGCAGTCAAAGGGACGGATGGACGAACTTGTTGGCGCAAATACGGGCGGCCTCGAGGGCTTCGGAAGACAGCTGCTCATACTCGTTGGAGACCATGTGCACACAGGTGGGGAAGTCGTCGACATTGGCCTTCTTACGACCGAGATCGAAGATACGGATCTTGGGGTCGGGAACACCACGGTTGAAGCGCGACTTGGGGTACGGCTAGAGGACGGACGATCATGTTAGTGGGTTTGAAGTCTGCCAAGGGCCGTGGAGCGCAGGTCCATCTCGTGTTCAGGCTCGGCTCTCCCCCAATGATGCGATCCTCGATGCTTTTATATCCCCATATGTGAACAATCCTCTCAAGAAATTCCCTGCCCAAGCTGAGCTGAAATTCCCTGCGTGTTCCATGTCCACATCGCTTTCCCGGTTGAACCGCTGTAAATGCGCGATACCTGATGCGATCGTCATCCTCCCCACAACCGAGCCTCTCGCACACAAAAGATATCTCTGTTCTTCACAAATTCGAATTTCGGCAACGCACCTTGTTCTTGCAGTAGCGGTAGCAGCGGGCGGGACGGCGAGCCATTGTGAATGCTGGAAATGGGCGATATGCACTTCCTGCGAACTGGGTATTGGTTGTCGTTGGGTGTCGAGGGATCAAAgtcgaaaaagaagggaaatcGAGCGGGTCACGGGATTGTTTGATTTCCAAGCAGCAAAGTGGCGAAGCCCTAAGCCCTAGCGAGCGGACCAGTGAACGGGCGGCAGGAGGATCCGCTTTGGGTGGGATCCAGCCGGTTTGACTGACTGCGTAATCAGCGACGGGTGTCTTCGATAAGTCTCCGCGCCTGCTGATAGGAGGATAGATTGCGACTATGGCGTCTGGTACATGAGCCTTTATACCTGTGCTGGCCAAGGTTGACTCATTGAGAGTCATCGTGAGTGCTTACGGATGTACTGTCACTCGCCCCCCTGTAGAGTTTCCAGTTGCTTACTTTGTGCCGTCATACCCAGATCGATTACAAATTCAAGCTGGATGAAGGGGTCGTACGGCACAGAGTTTGGGACATCGCCATCATCCCGGGGGGCCTTGATAAAGGTCTCCGTCCCGATTACGTAGAGAAAAACGCGCAGCAGCACTGCTGGGTGGTGAAATGCCCGTGGTTCGACTTTGTATAGAAGCAATGACAGTAGGTAACTAATCATTCAAAGCGCCTCTCCAAGTCCTCCGCAGAGCGTTCGCCAGCACGCCGCTCCAACAACACTCACAGGCGACTCAACTTCCCATCCTTGACTTCTTCGGGCCTCCACCGATTACTGGGTGCCGGTAAGGATGTCGGAATCACCAGCATCCAGAATGGCCATGGTAGAGCAACGGAAAAGCTTACCGCAGGCGGTACCCAGCTCGATCTATGTCATTCTTAGTATGATCGTTCAATCGCCGCTCATCCCCTGGCCGGACTGTTTCCCGGAAATTGACTTTCAAATTCACTCACGTTGTTACCAGAGAAGTGGTGAACAGGAGTCTTGGCCAGCATGGCGTAGTACTCAAGCTCGGACTTGCGGAGAGGGGGAGTGTTGGCGGCAATGATGACCAGCTTAGCCTTGCCGGAGCGCAAAGTCTTCATAGTAGACTGAACACCCAGGGTGACCTTGCCGGACTTCATCACCAGGGCGAGCCTGGAGTTGATCTGCaggtgggaaaaaaaaataggctTTAGTATGACCGTCGGGAATGCAGGCACGAGGCATGGAGGATTTACTCACATTGTCGGAACccttcttggacttcttgTTGGGGGCCATCTTTACGCTTTGAAGTAGTGAGCTTCAAAAGGATCTATTAATATGGATCGAGAGATGCGCTCCGGCCGGCGTGGGTATCGAGAAGTTACCACGACAAAGTGTACTGAGGACCATGTCAAAGAAATAGCATGCGGACGGCTATCGGCAGAGACGTTATTCCGCCCCGTGTTCGCATCGCCGCCGGGTCCAGCCCCATTCCCAACCACGTGATGGGATACCGATCATGAGAATGCCCGTCTCGGCCCCACCGTTACTTGGATCGGCAGCTACGTACGTTATGTACCTGAGATGCCTGAGGCTGTAGGTGTGGGATTTGGTCTTCCGTCCAGGCATACTGTACTGGCTACTTACGGTGGAGCGAATGAAACCCTTCAATTTCCTGTTCTCCGGGACCGAATGCCGTGTGCTAGCCATGTTAACTTTGTAAGTCGAGCCGCCTGAGGCAGCAGGAGAGTATCATCCAGTATCTGGCCATGTATGCTACTCATCGTTCCATGAATATTTTCGCCGTCGTGATTCAATCCCTTCACAGTATTGATAACGCAGACCCAGTGACTGGTGCCTACATGGAGCTACCATATCCATTCGCGTGTACATATCCATACTTAGTACCATCGCTTTACAGCAATACTACCAGCAACACACGATTGGAAACTTTGGTCTTTTTTAAACCACGGTGAAAGGTTGCATCCCGTGTATAGAGACCCTAGTTGAGCTGGCAATTACAAGAATAGACTCGATGCTCCAGCTGGGGACTTTAAAATGGGTGCTTTAATTTGGGAGGCTGTGCCTTTGATTAAATTTCCATGGACTGCCCAGCGGGCTTACTGATGAGCCGAAACATCGAGTGTTGGATTAGGCAGCCAAGGTCTGGAGTATGTCACTGATATATCCTTTGTATCCATGCGACCTTGAAAGTGCACATGGATTGGGCCTTTGTCACATTGAATTTGGGCTCTCGATCTGGGTACTTTACTTCACCTTGATCCTTGTCATCGATTCTATAACATGCTGTGGTCTGGTGCCTCTCCCCTTTGTCTGCCGACTGCCGAGTGACATTTAGGTTAATTACTGCATGGCTCTGTCTATCAAGGCTCACCTAGGATTTACTGTTGGTTGATCTTCAGTGGCCCCTTGTTTCAATTTTTTGTGGTTTCAGCCCGACTCCGCCCCCAGGCCTTCGATTCATGTTCCGGATTCGTATTTTTAGAATTTCGTGGAAAGTTTCTTCGAGAGATCTGTGAAGTATTTTAACTCATGAGATAAGCTGGATAAAATTCCGTGATTAGTCAGTGGCCGGGGCACCGTTTGCAGTATCATGTGTCCAGATGGACGATAAAATGTAGTAATATACGACTTTGTGTACATGCTTCCGTACGGACACAGGCAACGAAGCCCTTTCATGCAGATCGGAGGCTTGTTTGATGTTTACCCGGTTACCCCAGTAAGGAGGATCGTGCAGCTTGCAGCAAATAGGACAGTCGTGCCGGTGACTGTCCTCAAGACATAAGACATGCACGAGTCAAAATATGTCCACACTGTCGACATGGGCACTCGCCTTCCGCACCCAGCTGGCCCTCATTCCGTTTTTTCACTGGCCGTCTTCTCACGGTCGCATGTGCAGACTTATCTGTCCAGCGCAGCCATGGAGCCAGTCGCTTTCAGGTCTTCCGAGGGCCTACGCTGGCGATGGGAGGCCATCGTCTCCAAGCCAACAGCCTGATATCGGCAACGTgaccagcaacagcagccgGTTCCGATCCTCCGCCCCTCCTGGAGTCCCTCGTTGCCTTGGATCCATTCACACCTGCCCATCGTGACCCGCTCAGTCTCCCTCCAGTCCTGCTCCTGTCTCAAGGTACCAACTTAAAACCGACCGACTTGCGGTAGCTTGACCCACTctccaattttttttgaccGCTTCCCCCTCAcaggcctaaatttgtatAGTACAGTAACTTTAGTACCACATCTTACACAATACAGCTTGGATGATCACGACGCATGTGTGTTTTACTCTTACGTCCATGTCGGATGCAAACAGTCCAAACGGTCCCTGCTGTCACTCCATCTTGGTGATGCAGCCGCCACATCTGAACCTGAACCGTCCCCGGTCACCTAATGTAGTTTTGAACTCGAAGAACCGTGAACCCTTGAGAAGTGAGTCAGCGGAGATCCATGATCTGTGTCTTCAGATCCTCTCGGGCCAATTTTCCAGCTGATCACGGTTTAGTCTACCAGACCAATCTGAATCGGATAATACATAAGTTGGCCGGGGGTGCTCTCACAGGTACCGACTGAGCCTCCAACTGAGAGCAGCGGCAGGCTCGCAGCGGTCGCACCACAACACGTAATAAACAGTGGCAGTATCATGAGACATTGCCCCGTAATCGATGTTACATGATCAAGACGAAACGCAATCTCCAGTAAACCAGAAACAGCTTAGTGGCTCTTGGCATGAGAGTGTGGGAAATAATAGAAGGGTACGGGCGTTGGGTAGTGTTGGTGGTGATACCGATCTCCAGGAGGACTGTAAACTCCGGAGAGGGAAAGGACAAACCACAACACCGGTGAGCcacttcttcgtcctcttcagatcatctctctctcgccgTGGTCCACCCCCCACTCTTTCGATCTTCAGAGTGCAACGATTGAAACCATCTCCTCGGTTTTCTTTGTCTACACTCAAACAATTGGCGCATCAGGTTCCTCTCCACTCGGGACCCTGTGCGATGTCAGCAGCGACTCGCAAGTCTGGTGGTGCCGGTAGCCCCAGCAAATCATCGACCGCAGATCCGCCTTCGACCAACGGAACCGCCACTCGAGGTCATGCCCGCTCGCCCAGTGCA
The window above is part of the Penicillium oxalicum strain HP7-1 chromosome VI, whole genome shotgun sequence genome. Proteins encoded here:
- a CDS encoding 60S ribosomal protein L10-A, with translation MAPNKKSKKGSDNINSRLALVMKSGKVTLGVQSTMKTLRSGKAKLVIIAANTPPLRKSELEYYAMLAKTPVHHFSGNNIELGTACGKLFRCSTMAILDAGDSDILTGTHYLLSLLLYKVEPRAFHHPAVLLRVFLYVIGTETFIKAPRDDGDVPNSVPYDPFIQLEFVIDLGMTAQNAIVAIYPPISRRGDLSKTPVADYAVSQTGWIPPKADPPAARSLVRSLGLRASPLCCLEIKQSRDPLDFPSFSTLIPRHPTTTNTQFAGSAYRPFPAFTMARRPARCYRYCKNKPYPKSRFNRGVPDPKIRIFDLGRKKANVDDFPTCVHMVSNEYEQLSSEALEAARICANKYLVKIAGKEGFHMRVRVHPFHVIRINKMLSCAGADRLQTGMRGAFGKPQGTVARVNIGQIILSVRTRDSHRATAIEALRRAMYKFPGRQKIIVSKNWGFTPVRREEYVQLRQEGKLKQDGAYVQFLRGHGLIEQNMRRFPDAYENVSQA